A portion of the Clostridium gelidum genome contains these proteins:
- a CDS encoding L-2-amino-thiazoline-4-carboxylic acid hydrolase encodes MIKNVPNINEKHTEDLRQAFEHRATWFYFLIDEAEKKGVDAEFARDAIRQCGCFHGQNKFPKTDDIREFATAFATEQVQKVFEMDVKTTDEELNIEFHYCPLVAAWEKLTNNEVKISKLCDIAMDGDRGIISKFDNFTFELGNTIANGDETCQVLIKKKK; translated from the coding sequence ATGATTAAAAATGTACCAAATATTAATGAGAAGCATACAGAGGATCTAAGACAAGCGTTTGAACACAGAGCAACTTGGTTTTACTTTTTAATTGATGAAGCTGAAAAAAAGGGGGTAGATGCAGAATTTGCTAGAGATGCAATACGTCAATGTGGTTGCTTTCATGGACAAAATAAGTTCCCTAAAACTGATGATATAAGAGAATTTGCAACAGCATTTGCAACAGAACAAGTTCAAAAGGTATTTGAAATGGATGTAAAAACTACAGATGAAGAATTAAATATAGAATTTCATTACTGTCCACTTGTAGCAGCATGGGAAAAGTTAACTAATAATGAAGTTAAAATTTCAAAATTGTGTGATATAGCAATGGATGGAGATAGAGGTATAATAAGTAAATTTGATAATTTCACTTTTGAATTAGGAAATACTATTGCAAATGGTGATGAAACTTGCCAAGTTTTAATAAAAAAGAAAAAGTAG
- a CDS encoding SDR family NAD(P)-dependent oxidoreductase, protein MNDFQNKTVFITGAAKGQGRGAALAFAKEGANTIAFNRGDIKKLEELKKEINEIGGEIEIFSGDVTNSNDIKFAVDKGIKIFGKIDILFNNAGICKYGLSHELTEEEWDSTMNINLKGAWLTSKYIIPHFIRQKSGVIVNNSSIAGLEGMGKLSHYSASKFGMVGLTKSQAIELAPYNIRVVSIHPAGVNTTMKLDMAEQDGTTLEEIARNKVNLLEAPWVEVADVVNMVLFLASDKARYITGSQFVIDAGRVSKQI, encoded by the coding sequence ATGAACGATTTTCAAAATAAAACAGTCTTTATAACAGGAGCAGCTAAAGGTCAAGGAAGAGGTGCGGCGTTAGCATTTGCGAAAGAAGGAGCTAATACAATTGCATTTAATAGAGGTGACATAAAAAAACTTGAGGAGTTAAAAAAAGAAATTAACGAAATAGGAGGCGAAATAGAAATATTTTCTGGAGATGTAACAAATTCAAATGATATTAAATTTGCAGTAGATAAAGGTATCAAAATTTTTGGAAAGATAGATATTCTTTTTAATAATGCAGGAATTTGTAAATATGGATTATCACATGAACTTACAGAAGAGGAATGGGATTCAACTATGAATATTAATTTAAAAGGTGCGTGGTTAACTTCAAAGTATATTATTCCTCATTTTATAAGGCAAAAAAGTGGTGTAATAGTAAATAATTCATCTATAGCAGGATTAGAAGGGATGGGAAAATTAAGTCACTATTCAGCATCTAAATTTGGTATGGTTGGGCTTACCAAGTCTCAAGCAATAGAACTTGCACCATATAATATAAGGGTGGTTAGTATACATCCGGCTGGAGTAAATACCACAATGAAGCTAGATATGGCAGAGCAAGATGGAACAACGTTAGAAGAAATAGCTAGAAATAAGGTTAATCTTTTGGAAGCACCCTGGGTAGAAGTTGCAGATGTTGTAAATATGGTACTTTTCTTAGCAAGTGATAAAGCTAGATATATTACTGGAAGTCAATTTGTTATAGATGCAGGAAGAGTTTCCAAACAGATATAA
- a CDS encoding transporter substrate-binding domain-containing protein yields the protein MKNKKLLKLLVAGLAVTTLLTGCGASKTTDAAPAKSDAKVAKVKVAYDQTLKPISYTDENGNATGYDVEVMKQVDELLPQYEFEYIPTTSDDLLVGVEQGKYDVGIKNAFWTKERTEKFVFPKEFLGLSSTGLALKKENQNIKTLSDFASAGFTLAPIAANNAQYTVIDEYNKANPNNQVKLEAGDSFTVDVIQWVNEGRVKGGITLEGQFDQQVKADNGQYHNLVNDVVYNEFAVIKTWPLFNKKQQEFADAYDGAIKKLKEEKKTNELSKKFYGRDLFEVLDKVNR from the coding sequence ATGAAAAACAAAAAACTTTTAAAATTATTAGTAGCAGGATTAGCAGTGACGACTTTATTAACAGGATGTGGGGCAAGCAAAACAACTGATGCAGCACCAGCAAAAAGTGATGCAAAAGTTGCAAAAGTAAAAGTAGCATATGATCAGACTTTAAAACCAATTTCTTATACAGATGAAAATGGAAATGCAACTGGATATGATGTAGAAGTTATGAAACAAGTTGATGAATTACTTCCACAATATGAATTTGAATATATTCCAACTACAAGTGATGATTTACTGGTAGGTGTTGAACAAGGAAAATATGATGTAGGTATTAAAAATGCTTTCTGGACTAAAGAAAGAACTGAAAAATTTGTTTTTCCAAAAGAATTCCTTGGGCTAAGTAGCACAGGTCTTGCATTAAAGAAGGAAAATCAAAATATTAAAACTTTATCAGATTTTGCTTCGGCTGGGTTTACATTAGCACCAATTGCTGCTAATAATGCGCAATATACAGTTATTGATGAGTACAATAAGGCAAATCCAAATAACCAAGTGAAATTAGAAGCTGGTGATTCATTTACAGTTGATGTAATTCAATGGGTAAATGAAGGGCGTGTAAAGGGTGGAATAACACTTGAAGGTCAATTTGACCAACAGGTAAAAGCAGATAATGGTCAATATCACAATTTAGTAAATGATGTTGTTTATAATGAATTTGCAGTAATTAAAACTTGGCCATTATTCAATAAGAAACAACAAGAATTCGCAGATGCTTATGATGGAGCAATCAAAAAGCTTAAAGAAGAAAAGAAAACAAATGAACTTAGCAAAAAATTCTATGGAAGAGACTTATTTGAAGTATTAGATAAAGTAAATAGATAA
- a CDS encoding amino acid ABC transporter permease → MDKYFNSVYITDSIPKLLPYLKVTFMVVGLSVLFGTLLGFILAVAKIRQGKIAKKFADIYTTALRCTPSIVLLFLVYYGIPAIAKNFGIDLDDVDKVVFIVISFSLMFAAAMCDVIKTAYESVDKGQFEAAISVGLSDVQAYITIILPQAFVVALPNIGNSLLALIKEGALAYTIGLIDIMGKANLIIAANMNAHSLEIYIALSIIYWVVSIIIEQLFLRIEKVLSKGKQTIKVT, encoded by the coding sequence ATGGATAAGTATTTTAATTCGGTATACATAACGGACTCAATACCTAAATTGTTACCATATTTAAAAGTAACATTTATGGTTGTAGGTTTATCTGTATTATTTGGAACTCTGTTAGGTTTTATCTTAGCGGTGGCAAAAATAAGACAAGGCAAGATAGCTAAAAAATTTGCAGATATTTATACTACTGCATTGAGATGTACTCCTTCCATAGTTCTCCTGTTCTTAGTTTATTATGGTATTCCAGCTATAGCAAAAAATTTTGGGATTGATTTAGATGATGTTGATAAAGTAGTATTTATTGTTATTTCTTTTTCTCTTATGTTTGCAGCAGCTATGTGTGACGTTATTAAAACAGCTTATGAATCTGTGGATAAAGGACAATTTGAAGCAGCAATAAGTGTAGGGTTAAGTGACGTACAAGCCTATATAACAATTATTTTACCGCAAGCTTTTGTAGTTGCACTTCCTAACATAGGTAATTCTCTTCTTGCATTAATTAAAGAAGGAGCCTTAGCATATACAATTGGTTTAATTGATATTATGGGAAAAGCAAATCTTATTATTGCAGCTAACATGAATGCTCATTCATTAGAGATTTATATTGCATTATCTATTATTTACTGGGTGGTTTCAATTATTATTGAACAACTTTTCTTAAGGATAGAAAAAGTCCTTAGTAAAGGCAAACAAACTATAAAAGTAACTTAA
- a CDS encoding amino acid ABC transporter permease, giving the protein MLNYKFLVDTFFVALSGAPTAILITVVSLLIAIPLGFLLALVRINEVKFFNRFAQVYVSFVRGTPMIVQIFIIYSSVPLILATIFTKLNIKINIYDVNPIWYAFIVFSLNTIAILTEVFRSALGTVNKGQLEAAQSVGLTNVQAYTKIIIPQALVVALPNICTATTNLIKGTSLCYAMSLKEITLRAKVAANVGYNYVEAYIDIFLVYLIICIIVEYGFKLYENRLRTYKGVSV; this is encoded by the coding sequence ATGTTAAATTATAAATTTTTAGTTGATACGTTTTTTGTAGCATTATCAGGAGCACCTACAGCAATTTTAATTACTGTTGTTTCATTACTAATTGCAATACCATTAGGATTTTTACTTGCATTAGTAAGAATAAATGAGGTTAAATTTTTTAATAGGTTTGCTCAAGTATATGTTTCTTTCGTAAGAGGAACACCAATGATTGTTCAAATTTTCATTATATATAGTAGTGTTCCACTAATTTTAGCAACGATATTTACTAAATTAAACATTAAAATTAATATTTATGATGTAAATCCAATTTGGTATGCATTCATTGTCTTCTCCTTAAATACTATAGCTATTCTTACAGAAGTGTTTCGTTCAGCTCTAGGAACCGTAAATAAAGGGCAATTAGAGGCAGCTCAGTCGGTTGGATTAACAAACGTACAAGCATATACAAAAATTATTATTCCACAAGCATTGGTTGTAGCACTACCAAATATTTGTACAGCAACAACTAATCTTATTAAAGGAACATCTCTATGTTATGCAATGTCATTAAAAGAAATTACGTTAAGAGCAAAAGTAGCTGCTAACGTAGGATACAATTACGTTGAAGCTTATATTGATATCTTTCTTGTATATTTAATTATATGCATCATAGTAGAATATGGATTTAAGTTATATGAGAATCGTTTAAGAACTTATAAAGGTGTAAGTGTCTAA
- a CDS encoding amino acid ABC transporter ATP-binding protein — translation MLEIKNIHKAYGKNEVLKGVDLKIDKGDVVVILGPSGSGKTTLLRCINFLEKPDEGHASFGEIDVNLKTVSKKQIHEIRQKVAFVFQNYSLFNNKTALENVTLGLITGRKIPKVQADEIGKKALDKVGLSEKYDFYPSQLSGGQQQRVGIARAVALNPDIILFDEPTSALDPELVGEVLTVMKNIAKEGTTMLVVTHEMSFAQDVANRVIFMDGGVVVEEGAPNEIFTRPKEERTKQFLKRILPEFTYTI, via the coding sequence ATGTTAGAAATAAAAAATATACATAAAGCATATGGTAAAAATGAGGTATTAAAGGGTGTAGATTTAAAAATAGATAAGGGTGATGTTGTAGTAATTCTTGGACCAAGTGGTTCCGGAAAAACAACATTACTTAGATGTATAAATTTTCTTGAAAAGCCAGATGAAGGTCATGCCAGCTTTGGAGAGATTGATGTGAATTTAAAAACTGTATCTAAGAAACAAATTCATGAAATTAGACAAAAAGTAGCGTTTGTATTTCAAAACTATAGCCTTTTTAATAATAAAACAGCATTAGAAAATGTAACATTAGGGCTTATTACTGGTAGAAAGATTCCTAAAGTGCAAGCAGATGAAATTGGTAAAAAAGCACTAGATAAGGTAGGCTTGTCAGAAAAATATGATTTTTATCCAAGTCAATTATCTGGTGGACAACAACAACGGGTTGGTATTGCAAGAGCAGTTGCTTTAAATCCAGACATTATTTTGTTTGATGAACCAACCTCTGCTTTAGACCCAGAATTAGTTGGTGAAGTTTTAACAGTAATGAAAAACATTGCAAAGGAAGGGACAACAATGTTAGTTGTTACTCATGAAATGTCCTTTGCTCAAGATGTAGCAAATAGAGTTATTTTTATGGATGGTGGAGTTGTAGTGGAAGAAGGAGCGCCTAATGAAATCTTTACAAGACCAAAAGAAGAAAGAACAAAACAATTTTTAAAGAGAATATTACCAGAGTTTACGTATACTATTTAA
- a CDS encoding amidohydrolase, with protein MDNIEKWFYKNDDKIKQTAKFIFENPELALEERKSSECLAKFMEQQGFSIEWKAGGLETAFVATWGEGEPILGFLAEYDALPGLGQKPVGERCEVEGSGHGCGHNLLGVGAASAAAALKNELESTGKKATIKLFGCPAEEIMYGKIIMAEQGCFDGLSAAITWHPSDVNRVGEDIYQAMDSKKFRFFGTTSHASGSPHLGRSALDAAELMNVGVNYLREHVTDDIRIHYVYLDGGEKANIVPDFAQTSYFIRGKNREHVDEVSARIERIAQGAALMTDTRYESELVASCMETKLNFTLLDTFYNAMSNILVPTYTEEEIQFAESISKAANLKNKGKYFDGLHKFKNKATDIFVSTDVSNVSHLVPTVTLNTATACKGTPLHHWAFTAQAGSSIGYKSMIYVAKSMAQGAKMLIDNSEILVKAVEEHKSI; from the coding sequence ATGGATAATATTGAAAAATGGTTTTATAAAAATGATGATAAGATAAAGCAAACAGCAAAATTTATTTTTGAAAATCCTGAATTAGCATTAGAAGAAAGGAAATCATCTGAATGTTTAGCAAAATTTATGGAGCAACAAGGATTTTCAATTGAGTGGAAGGCTGGAGGATTAGAAACAGCTTTTGTTGCAACATGGGGAGAAGGAGAGCCAATATTAGGTTTTTTAGCAGAATATGATGCTCTACCAGGGCTTGGACAGAAACCAGTAGGAGAACGCTGCGAGGTAGAAGGCAGCGGACATGGATGTGGACATAACTTACTTGGAGTTGGTGCTGCATCAGCTGCTGCGGCTCTTAAAAATGAATTGGAATCAACTGGTAAGAAGGCAACAATAAAATTATTTGGATGTCCAGCCGAAGAAATTATGTATGGGAAAATTATAATGGCAGAACAAGGGTGTTTTGATGGATTGAGTGCAGCAATTACATGGCATCCATCTGATGTGAACCGTGTCGGAGAAGATATTTATCAAGCTATGGATTCTAAGAAATTTAGATTTTTTGGAACAACATCTCATGCGTCTGGAAGTCCACATTTAGGCAGGAGTGCACTTGATGCGGCAGAGTTAATGAATGTAGGCGTAAATTATTTACGAGAACATGTAACAGATGATATTCGCATACATTATGTTTATTTAGATGGTGGTGAAAAAGCTAATATAGTTCCAGACTTTGCACAAACTTCATATTTTATTCGTGGTAAAAATCGTGAACATGTTGATGAGGTATCAGCTCGTATAGAACGTATAGCACAAGGTGCAGCACTAATGACAGATACAAGATATGAAAGTGAATTAGTGGCCAGTTGTATGGAAACAAAGTTGAATTTTACATTACTAGATACATTTTATAACGCAATGAGTAATATTTTGGTGCCAACTTATACAGAAGAGGAAATTCAATTTGCAGAATCAATTAGTAAAGCTGCAAATCTAAAGAACAAAGGTAAATACTTTGATGGATTACATAAATTTAAAAATAAAGCGACAGATATATTTGTTTCAACTGATGTATCTAATGTAAGTCATCTTGTACCAACGGTTACATTGAATACAGCTACGGCATGTAAGGGAACTCCTCTGCATCATTGGGCATTTACAGCACAAGCAGGTTCATCAATTGGATATAAGAGCATGATATATGTAGCAAAATCTATGGCTCAAGGTGCAAAGATGTTAATTGATAATTCGGAAATTTTAGTGAAAGCTGTGGAAGAACATAAAAGTATATAG
- a CDS encoding L-2-amino-thiazoline-4-carboxylic acid hydrolase: protein MKMKDIDNIYCTIENHAILFALFAKYTIESLPEKGKDVIYTSIENYGHERGKRMAERAITNGDALDFVNSQAYGEWVPEKGQMGFGIIRMEPEYISNVTKCEWCTAWKKYNLLDYGKYYCINIDSAVFNGFNEKFHMKATSNLSSGADHCEFHWGNPMNEEDVIKLANKKAELGNSCTRDFNFHTAHLLYSMSETLKNKLDEDGKSIINKVVEKYVELFGEEYLSVLNGQYE from the coding sequence ATGAAAATGAAAGATATAGATAATATTTATTGCACAATTGAGAATCACGCAATATTATTTGCACTTTTTGCAAAATATACTATAGAAAGTCTTCCTGAAAAAGGTAAGGATGTTATATATACTAGTATCGAAAATTATGGACATGAACGTGGAAAAAGAATGGCAGAAAGAGCGATTACTAATGGAGATGCTTTAGATTTTGTAAATAGCCAAGCTTATGGTGAATGGGTCCCAGAAAAAGGTCAAATGGGGTTCGGAATTATTAGAATGGAGCCTGAGTATATTAGTAATGTTACAAAATGCGAATGGTGTACAGCATGGAAGAAGTATAATCTTTTAGATTATGGAAAATATTACTGTATAAATATAGATTCAGCTGTTTTCAATGGTTTTAATGAAAAATTTCATATGAAAGCTACTAGTAATTTAAGCTCTGGAGCAGATCATTGTGAATTTCATTGGGGAAATCCTATGAATGAAGAAGATGTTATAAAACTTGCTAATAAGAAAGCAGAATTAGGCAATAGCTGTACTAGAGATTTCAACTTTCACACTGCACATCTGCTATATTCAATGAGTGAAACATTAAAAAATAAACTTGATGAAGATGGAAAATCAATTATTAATAAAGTAGTAGAAAAATATGTAGAGTTATTTGGAGAAGAGTATTTATCTGTGCTAAATGGTCAATATGAATAG
- the proC gene encoding pyrroline-5-carboxylate reductase, whose product MLNKKITFIGGGNMAEGIIGGILSNKIFDPKNITVFDILSDRRKYLKDTYGIKDAEDTLSAVEGADIVLIAVLPQKIEKAVQDIKNNLSESTIIISICAGIKIEKLENIFGSQHKFVRVMPNTMIEVKHGYSAISINEKVEDSDKEIIEILLSGLGKTMFIDENIINGFTAYSCAGPAYIMYFIAALVDSGVQSGLSRKDSVAIALENLIASALTLQKTGKHPYEITDRMTSPAGIGIAGLHVLSESGFHGIVMSSVKRALERTNELEK is encoded by the coding sequence ATGTTAAATAAAAAAATTACATTTATTGGTGGAGGAAATATGGCAGAGGGTATAATTGGTGGAATTTTATCTAATAAAATCTTTGATCCTAAAAATATTACAGTTTTTGATATATTGAGTGATAGAAGAAAATATCTTAAAGACACATATGGAATTAAAGATGCAGAGGATACTCTGTCTGCTGTTGAAGGTGCAGATATTGTTTTAATTGCAGTGCTTCCACAAAAAATAGAGAAAGCTGTACAAGATATAAAAAATAATTTGTCTGAATCTACTATTATCATTTCTATATGTGCAGGGATTAAAATAGAAAAGTTAGAAAATATATTTGGAAGTCAGCATAAATTTGTTCGTGTTATGCCAAATACTATGATTGAGGTAAAACATGGCTATAGTGCCATAAGTATAAATGAAAAAGTTGAAGATAGTGATAAAGAAATTATTGAAATACTTTTAAGTGGATTAGGAAAGACAATGTTCATTGATGAAAATATCATTAATGGATTTACTGCATATAGCTGTGCAGGTCCTGCATATATTATGTATTTTATTGCAGCATTAGTGGATTCGGGAGTACAATCTGGACTTTCTCGTAAAGATTCAGTAGCGATTGCATTGGAAAATTTGATTGCTTCTGCACTAACTCTTCAAAAAACAGGAAAACATCCATATGAAATTACAGATAGAATGACTTCACCAGCTGGTATCGGAATTGCAGGATTGCATGTATTAAGCGAGTCTGGTTTTCATGGAATTGTTATGTCTAGTGTAAAAAGGGCATTAGAAAGGACAAATGAATTAGAAAAATAA
- a CDS encoding Gfo/Idh/MocA family protein, translated as MIKWGIIGLGNIAMRFAKSLSYTKEGKLYAIASKTKDKRDSFYEQYNCDKVYEDYYELLNDEEIDAVYIALPHGLHKYWSIEALRHKKAVLCEKPVGLNAEEMKEIKKEAYLNKTFFMEAMKTRFIPLIHTIKEILKNNEIGEITNIEANFCNNVTDIKQGSYLLDKKQGGALLDVGVYPLSFVMDMIDSEVDQVKSHMEINEAGVDSYFKAILTFENGVIGTIEGAIDRNKERTAIIKGTKGCIEIPIYNRPHKVIVNLNNEESYKIEKELEFDDMYAEIKEVHDCLKELKLQSENLSLNESIRVMNVLDEIRKTAKIN; from the coding sequence ATGATTAAATGGGGAATTATTGGGCTTGGAAATATAGCTATGCGTTTTGCAAAGAGTTTATCTTATACAAAAGAAGGAAAATTATATGCTATTGCTTCAAAAACAAAGGACAAACGTGATTCTTTTTATGAACAGTATAATTGCGATAAAGTTTATGAAGATTATTATGAATTATTAAATGATGAGGAAATAGATGCTGTTTATATTGCATTGCCTCATGGGTTACATAAATATTGGTCAATTGAAGCGCTAAGACATAAGAAGGCTGTTTTATGTGAAAAACCTGTAGGCTTAAATGCAGAGGAAATGAAAGAAATAAAAAAAGAAGCTTACTTAAATAAGACATTCTTTATGGAGGCAATGAAAACTAGATTTATTCCACTAATTCATACTATTAAAGAGATATTAAAAAATAATGAGATTGGTGAAATTACAAATATTGAAGCTAATTTTTGTAATAATGTAACAGATATTAAACAAGGATCTTATTTATTGGATAAAAAACAAGGGGGAGCTTTATTAGATGTTGGAGTTTATCCTTTGTCATTTGTTATGGATATGATTGATTCTGAAGTAGATCAAGTTAAATCACACATGGAAATAAATGAAGCAGGAGTGGATTCCTATTTTAAAGCAATATTAACTTTTGAAAATGGTGTAATAGGAACAATTGAAGGTGCTATTGATAGAAATAAGGAAAGAACTGCTATTATTAAAGGGACAAAGGGGTGTATAGAAATACCAATATATAATAGACCTCATAAGGTTATTGTTAATTTAAATAATGAAGAATCTTATAAAATTGAAAAAGAATTAGAATTTGATGATATGTATGCAGAAATCAAGGAAGTACATGATTGTTTAAAAGAGTTAAAACTACAAAGTGAGAATTTATCTTTAAATGAGTCAATTCGTGTAATGAATGTATTAGATGAAATTAGAAAAACTGCAAAAATAAATTAA
- a CDS encoding DMT family transporter has translation MDKTKFYTNRKNIVLLATLCCILWGSAYPSIKIGYSLFNVNDVGSKLVFAGYRFALAGILVLLLEIIIKKKAFIFSKKQFAQITLLGSTQTALQYIFFYIGMSYTTGVRGSIINGTGTFVSIILAHFIYKNDKLNFNKIIGCVIGFLGVIIINLNGQSLGGTSFTFKGEGLVMIAAIIFAASSIYGKRITQTQEPSLVTGLQLFIGGAILRILGWLLGGSLKGFTITSTALLIYMALLSSVAFVTWTQLLKYNKVGIISVFNFLVPVFGTLLSSIFLGENIFDIKIFIALILVCYGIFLVYRVKK, from the coding sequence ATGGATAAAACTAAATTTTATACTAACAGAAAAAATATTGTACTTTTAGCAACCTTATGTTGCATTTTATGGGGGAGTGCTTATCCATCAATAAAAATAGGATATTCTCTATTCAATGTAAATGATGTAGGTTCTAAATTGGTTTTTGCAGGATACAGGTTTGCACTTGCAGGGATTTTGGTGCTTTTATTAGAGATAATTATTAAGAAAAAAGCATTTATTTTTTCTAAAAAGCAATTTGCACAAATAACATTATTAGGATCAACACAAACCGCTCTTCAATACATATTTTTTTATATAGGAATGTCATATACCACAGGAGTAAGAGGTTCAATAATAAATGGAACTGGAACCTTTGTAAGTATTATATTAGCTCATTTTATTTATAAAAATGATAAACTTAATTTTAACAAGATAATAGGATGCGTAATAGGATTTTTAGGTGTAATAATTATCAATTTAAATGGACAATCATTAGGGGGAACTTCTTTTACTTTTAAAGGAGAAGGGCTAGTAATGATTGCAGCAATTATATTTGCAGCATCTTCAATATATGGTAAAAGAATAACACAAACTCAAGAACCATCACTAGTTACAGGACTTCAATTATTTATAGGCGGAGCTATATTAAGAATTTTAGGGTGGCTTTTAGGTGGAAGTTTAAAAGGATTCACAATAACATCTACAGCACTTTTAATATACATGGCATTATTATCTTCTGTAGCCTTTGTAACATGGACTCAATTATTAAAATATAATAAAGTAGGAATAATATCGGTATTCAATTTTTTAGTACCTGTATTTGGAACATTATTATCATCAATATTTTTGGGTGAAAATATATTTGATATTAAGATTTTTATAGCATTGATACTTGTTTGTTATGGAATATTCTTAGTCTATAGAGTTAAAAAATAA
- a CDS encoding CAP domain-containing protein produces MKKAFIRKMVLAVIAATSISTLSTLGVSAATNDATSNNFYNSIINKTLEAGWVYDNGTWYYNNTIGNLKTGWINDNGRWYFCDNTGAMQTGVIKVNGKTYCLNKAGALETGKVTVNNKTYKCSVDGQVTGTKVPTSDKVFDSNNNVTKDNNQNSTVSEPNNNQGTTNTGTTTNTTTESNTSTGTTATTSTGNATSTGTDTNVGNTNNTGNTSNSGTTASTGSTTSTNATSVDVQGLPQLPTTYSINVQASVEDKILELMNAKRVEAGLKPLTIDNTLVQVARYKSDHMIQYNYFDHVTPQGTKYSDWLKAVGYTYTTAGENIAYNNYDAVELFTQWWNSPGHRANMMNSSYTKVGIGVVQGNNKFMGTQEFSN; encoded by the coding sequence ATGAAGAAAGCATTTATAAGAAAGATGGTACTAGCAGTTATTGCGGCTACATCTATTAGTACTTTATCAACATTAGGAGTATCTGCAGCAACTAATGATGCAACATCTAATAATTTTTATAATTCAATTATAAATAAAACATTAGAAGCAGGTTGGGTTTACGATAATGGAACTTGGTACTACAATAATACAATAGGTAATTTAAAGACTGGTTGGATTAATGATAATGGCAGATGGTATTTCTGCGATAATACAGGAGCAATGCAAACAGGAGTAATTAAAGTTAATGGTAAAACTTATTGCCTAAACAAAGCTGGTGCATTGGAAACTGGAAAGGTTACAGTAAATAATAAAACATATAAGTGTTCTGTAGATGGACAAGTTACAGGAACTAAAGTTCCAACAAGTGATAAAGTATTTGACTCAAATAATAATGTAACAAAAGATAATAATCAAAATTCTACAGTAAGTGAGCCAAATAATAATCAAGGGACAACAAATACAGGAACTACTACGAATACAACTACAGAAAGTAATACGAGCACAGGAACAACAGCAACTACAAGTACAGGAAACGCAACTAGTACAGGAACTGATACTAATGTAGGAAATACAAATAATACAGGAAATACATCTAATTCAGGAACTACTGCAAGTACAGGAAGTACTACTTCTACAAATGCAACTTCAGTAGATGTACAGGGGTTACCTCAATTGCCAACAACTTATTCAATAAATGTACAAGCTAGTGTTGAAGATAAAATTCTTGAATTAATGAACGCAAAAAGAGTAGAAGCTGGTTTAAAGCCACTAACTATAGATAACACTTTAGTACAAGTCGCAAGATATAAGAGTGACCATATGATTCAATATAACTACTTTGACCATGTAACTCCACAAGGAACTAAATATTCAGATTGGTTAAAAGCAGTAGGATACACATATACTACAGCTGGGGAAAATATAGCATATAACAATTATGACGCAGTTGAATTGTTTACCCAATGGTGGAATTCACCAGGTCATAGAGCAAATATGATGAACTCTTCATATACTAAGGTTGGTATAGGAGTTGTTCAAGGAAATAATAAATTTATGGGAACACAAGAATTTTCAAATTAG